In the genome of Pelecanus crispus isolate bPelCri1 chromosome 17, bPelCri1.pri, whole genome shotgun sequence, one region contains:
- the DEF6 gene encoding differentially expressed in FDCP 6 homolog, producing the protein MDLRAELLKSIWYAFTALDVEKSGKVSKSQLKVLSHNLYTVLCIPHDPVALEEHFRDDDDGPVSSQGYMPYLNKYILDKVEEGAFVKENFDELCWTLTAKKNYKPDRNGNSVVSHQDAFKLWCLFNFLSEDKYPLVMVPDEVEYLLKKICTAMNVELNSCELDDYLSQEPQGQGGLTVWQFLDMVNSGRFLRGIEQEAVSMAVEEVYQEVIEDVLKQGYLWKKGQLRRNWSERWFTLKPSVLSYYMSEERKEKKGSITLDKHCCVEVLPDRDGKRCMFCVKTSSRTYEMSASDTRQRQEWTLAIQTAIRLQAEGKKSLHKDLKQKRREQREQREQRKAAKEEETQRLKQLQEEKERKLQELELLKEAQRQAEILLQEEEQRRRQQHEEMQRTLEIQLREAEQARASMQAEMVLKEAEAERQRKRILELEDMQERLQEALQQEVKARQDEESVRYAQARLLAEEEEKLKQLMKLKEEQEEYIIKTQLEKQVLKQEMENKNKCLEEAQKQLEEVRVNRQRVDQDVMAAQRKLRQASTNVKHWNVQMNRLMHPIGPGDKRTNVSGGGFAGYQPLLSQRDSSLKLKQKGEDKGSNATRDNSKENVSNGGNSGVLPSPDADTMATEPTN; encoded by the exons ATGGACCTGCGAGCGGAGCTGCTCAAGTCCATCTGGTACGCCTTCACCGCCCTGGATGTGGAGAAGAGCGGCAAGGTCTCCAAATCCCAGCTCAAA GTGCTGTCTCACAACCTGTACACGGTGCTGTGCATCCCTCACGATCCCGTGGCGCTGGAAGAGCATTTCCGTGATGACGATGACGGGCCGGTGTCCAGCCAGGGCTACATGCCGTACCTCAACAAGTACATCCTGGATAAG GTGGAGGAAGGTGCTTTTGTCAAAGAAAACTTTGACGAGCTCTGCTGGACCCTGACCGCAAAGAAGAATTACAAGCCTGACCGGAACGGGAATAGCGTTGTATCCCACCAAGATGCCTTCAAGCTCTGGTGTCTCTTCAACTTTCTGTCTGAAGACAAATACCCTCTCGTCATGGTGCCAGATGAG gtgGAATACCTGCTGAAGAAGATCTGCACAGCCATGAACGTGGAGCTGAACTCCTGCGAGCTGGATGACTACCTCTCCCAGGAGCCGCAGGGGCAAGGGGGGCTGACGGTCTGGCAGTTCCTGGACATGGTGAACTCGGGGCGGTTCCTGCGAGGCATCGAGCAGGAGGCCGTCAGCATGGCCGTGGAGGAGGTGTACCAGGAGGTCATCGAGGATGTGCTCAAACAG GGCTACCTCTGGAAGAAGGGCCAGCTGAGGAGGAACTGGTCGGAGCGGTGGTTCACGCTGAAGCCCAGCGTCCTGTCCTACTACATGAGTGAGGAACggaaggagaagaaggggagCATCACATTGGACAAGCACTGCTGCGTGGAG GTGCTGCCCGACCGGGATGGGAAGAGGTGCATGTTCTGCGTGAAGACCTCCTCCCGCACCTACGAGATGAGCGCCTCCGACACCCGGCAGCGCCAGGAATGGACGTTAG ccatCCAGACAGCCATCCGGCTGCAGGCCGAGGGCAAGAAGTCCCTGCACAAAGACCTGAAGCAGAAGCGACGGGAGCAGCGGGAGCAACGGGAGCAGCGCAAGGCGGCCAAGGAGGAGGAGACACAGCGGCTCAAGCAGctccaggaggagaaggagcggaagctgcaggagctggagctgctcaaGGAGGCCCAGCGGCAGGCAGAGATACTCCTGCAAGAGGAGGAACAGCGGCGGAGGCAGCAGCACGAGGAGATGCAGAGGACTCTGGAGATCCAGCTGCGGGAGGCCGAGCAG GCTCGTGCCTCCATGCAGGCAGAGATGGTCCTGAAAGAGGCGGAGGCAGAGCGTCAGCGCAAGCGcatcctggagctggaggacaTGCAGGAGCGGCTCCAGGAGGCCCTGCAGCAGGAGGTGAAAGCACGGCAGGACGAGGAGTCCGTGAGATACGCGCAGGCCAG GCTACtggctgaggaagaggagaagctgAAGCAGCTGATGAAGCTGAAGGAGGAGCAAGAGGAATATATCATCAAAACGCAGCTGGAGAAGCAAGTCCTCAAGCAGGAGATGGAGAACAAGAACAAGTGTCTGGAAGAGGCGcagaagcagctggaagaagTGAGAGTGAACAGGCAGCGGGTGGACCAGGACGTCATG GCGGCCCAGCGGAAGCTGCGACAGGCCAGCACCAACGTCAAGCACTGGAACGTCCAGATGAACAGACTGATGCACCCCATCGGGCCGGGAG ACAAGCGTACAAACGTGAGCGGAGGAGGCTTCGCTGGCTACCaacccctcctctcccagcgAGATTCCTCCCTCAAACTCAAGCAGAAAGGGGAGGATAAAGGCAGCAACGCCACGAGGGACAACAGCAAGGAAAACGTGAGCAACGGTGGGAACAGCGGCGTGCTGCCATCTCCGGATGCGGACACCATGGCCACCGAGCCCACCAACTAG
- the ZNF76 gene encoding zinc finger protein 76: protein MESLGLQAVTLSDGTTAYIQQAVKGEKLIEGQVIELEDGTTAYIHQVTVQKESVAFEDGQPVVLEDGSMAYIHNTAKESYDPSTFEAVQLEDGSTAYIHRPVIMPPGSTILEVQAETGLEELAGEEEDDAFDVETINALKQYASKDLQEEEVHSNEKRQQVGSRAFRCGYKGCGRLYTTAHHLKVHERAHTGDRPYTCDFPSCGKAFATGYGLKSHVRTHTGEKPYKCPEDVCSKAFKTSGDLQKHIRTHTGERPFKCPFVGCGRSFTTSNIRKVHIRTHTGERPYMCPEPNCGRGFTSATNYKNHMRIHTGEKPYMCTVPGCGKRFTEYSSLYKHHVVHTHCKPYTCNSCGKTYRQTSTLAMHKRSSHGELEATEESEQALYEQQQLEAAADRGSPLKSQHIAFLSEMEEDEEEEEDDDGMPAQVSLISQDGTEQVSLSQEDLQALGSAIGVVTQSAALAVPEEELAAGDTHAVTVADTDGTETQPVTIVTSGAVVSEESTITSLGHQQVALLATAGGTHIAVQLEERQSLEEAISMAAAAIQHEPVTLDAAVSENGC from the exons ATGGAGAGCTTGGGCTTGCAAGCAGTGACCCTTAGTGACGGGACGACAGCCTACATTCAGCAGGCTGTCAAAG gTGAAAAACTGATTGAAGGGCAAGTCATTGAACTTGAAGATGGGACCACAGCTTATATCCATCAGGTGACGGTTcagaaag agTCTGTGGCTTTTGAAGATGGTCAACCAGTAGTGTTGGAAGATGGCAGTATGGCCTACATACACAACACAGCTAAAG AAAGTTATGACCCCAGCACCTTCGAGGCTGTCCAGCTGGAGGATGGCTCCACTGCCTACATACATCGTCCTGTCATCATGCCACCTGGCAGCACCATCCTGGAAGTGCAGGCAGAAACTGGCCTAGAGGAGttggctggagaggaggaagatgatGCCTTTGATGTCGAGACCATTAATGCATTAAAGCAGTATGCCAGTAAG GatttgcaggaggaggaagtaCACAGCAATGAGAAGAGGCAGCAAGTTGGCAGTAGAGCTTTCCGTTGTGGGTACAAAGGCTGTGGCCGCCTCTATACCACCGCCCACCATCTAAAG gtaCATGAACGTGCTCACACAGGTGACCGGCCATATACGTGCGACTTCCCAAGCTGTGGGAAAGCATTTGCTACAG GGTATGGGCTGAAGAGCCACGTGAGAACACATACTGGTGAGAAACCATACAAGTGTCCAGAAGATGTGTGTAGCAAAGCCTTCAAAACCTCTGGGGATCTACAGAAACACATCCGGACACACACAG GTGAGCGTCCCTTCAAGTGCCCCTTTGTGGGCTGCGGCCGCTCTTTTACCACATCCAACATCCGCAAGGTTCACATCCGAACGCACACAGGCGAGCGGCCGTACATGTGTCCGGAGCCCAACTGCGGAAGGGGCTTCACCAGTGCCACCAATTACAAGAACCACATGAGAATCCACACAG GAGAGAAGCCGTACATGTGCACTGTGCCGGGCTGTGGAAAGCGCTTCACGGAGTACTCCAGCCTCTACAAGCACCACGTGGTCCACACGCACTGCAAGCCCTACACCTGCAATAGCTGTGGGAAGACCTACCGCCAGACCTCCACGCTGGCCATGCACAAGCGCAGCAGCCACGGCGAGCTGGAGGCCACGGAGGAGAGCGAACAGGCCCTCTAcgaacagcagcagctggaag ctgctgctgacagaGGCTCCCCCCTGAAGAGCCAGCATATTGCTTTCCTGTCAGAGatggaggaagatgaagaggaagaggaagatgacGATGGTATGCCTGCACAGGTCTCGCTTATCTCTCAGGACGGGACAGAGCAG GTCAGTTTGTCGCAGGAAGACCTGCAGGCCCTGGGCAGTGCAATCGGCGTGGTGACACAGAGCGCTGCCCTCGCTGTGCCCGAGGAAGAGCTGGCGGCTGGTGACACGCACGCCGTGACTGTGGCTGACACGGATGGCACCGAGACGCAGCCG GTTACCATAGTCACTTCTGGAGCAGTCGTGTCTGAAGAATCAACCATCACATCCCTCGGTCATCAGCAGGTGGCATTGCTGGCCACCGCCGGCGGCACCCACATCGCAGTGCAG TTAGAAGAGCGGCAGAGCCTGGAGGAAGCCATCAGCATGGCCGCAGCAGCAATCCAGCATGAACCTGTAACACTTGACGCAGCCGTGTCTGAAAATGGATGCTGA